A window of the Miscanthus floridulus cultivar M001 chromosome 14, ASM1932011v1, whole genome shotgun sequence genome harbors these coding sequences:
- the LOC136503356 gene encoding uncharacterized protein, giving the protein MPITHVISPPSPSPVPSFSSIVNIPNAPSSVAMHVPPPLPHEPPEAGAAGVPGYHKLSSLTYDGKEDPLGWLNRYERFFRAQLTREVDKVWLVSFHLTSTAQQWYYVLERDVGVPSWDEFKQLCHPRFGPPLSTNHLADLACLPFTLLLDVYLDAFQARMVHAGRLTPYQ; this is encoded by the coding sequence ATGCCCATTACCCACGTCATTTCCCCACCTTCACCATCACCCGTGCCATCTTTTTCGTCCATTGTCAACATCCCCAATGCCCCATCGTCGGTTGCGATGCATGTGCCTCCTCCCCTGCCGCATGAACCACCTGAAGCTGGGGCCGCCGGCGTTCCCGGCTACCATAAGCTATCCTCTCTGACTTACGACGGCAAGGAGGATCCGTTGGGCTGGCTCAATCGCTACGAGCGCTTTTTCCGTGCCCAGCTCACTCGCGAGGTCGACAAGGTTTGGCTCGTCTCATTCCATCTCACCAGCACTGCGCAGCAATGGTACTACGTGCTCGAACGCGACGTCGGCGTGCCGTCGTGGGATGAGTTCAAGCAGCTATGCCACCCGCGTTTTGGGCCGCCGCTCAGCACCAATCACCTAGCGGATTTGGCGTGTCTGCCATTCACGTTGTTGTTGGACGTCTACTTGGATGCGTTCCAAGCCAGGATGGTGCACGCCGGCCGCCTTACGCCTTACCAGTAG